The nucleotide window GATAACGTTTCATAGGACTATCTAGTCACAAAGATACCGAGACATCAAGATAAATACCCATTCGATTCATCTGATTTGACAATCCCTTCTTCCCCTATAGGCGCCGGGATAAGGCGCCCCCACCCGGTCCTTCCCCCGTTTCACAGGGGAGGGAACTTCACTTCAGAGTTCCTTCCCCTGCAAAGCGGGGGGAAGGTTAGTAGGTTAAACGTCTCGTTTGACATTAAGGAGGCCCCCTCAGGGATTTCACTCTTATCCTGGCGTCCAGGCCCTCTTTCCCCCTAACCCCCTTCCTGAAGCGGGAAGGAGGGACTCAGGGATGGCCTGGATTCCCACTCTCCCCTCCCGGGGAAGAAAAGTCAGAGGGATCGAGTCCAAAACCCACCTCTCAGAGAGCCTCTTCCCCTCTACCGGTTCGGAACCCTTCCAGGGAGGTTAAAATAACCTTGTCGAAGAATGACCCTGGACCCTCAGTTAAAGGTAAAATATCCAAGGATCGCCGGGTTCAAGAGCTTACAGCAGGCTTCGTTAACTCAACGCAGGGCGTACAGGGGTATGAAAGGTCATAGGGGTTATCCAACTTTACATCTTCCTCTATCTAAGTGTCTTCGTGTCTTTGTGGCTAAATAATTAATATTAAGTTTAAAAAACCACAACGTGTCCTGTCAAGATGAATTCAGGTTAGCCAAGAATCCTCCTAAAAACATCTTGACTTTTATCCAACCTTGGTAGTACCTATTGAGGATAAAAAGCTGATCATTCATTTGATTATTCCTTTTATGTAGTAAGGTAAGTGTCTATTTAGAAAAAGACAATACTATCTTCGGGATAGTGTAAAAAAGATACTGGAATGTGGGACACACATCGGGTTGCCATTTGATTTAGGCCCACATCAAACCTAGTTCTTAGGTAAAAAATTTTATGCAGAAACGCACACACTACTGCGGGGAGCTCAATGAAACGCATGCAGGAAGCCGGGTTTTTGTGTATGGATGGGTTCAAAGACGACGGGACCATGGAGGGCTCATATTTGTCGATCTACGGGATCGAACCGGGATCGTACAGATAGTCTTCAATCCGGCTTTACATGAAGAAAGCCATGAAACAGCCAGGCAACTCCGGAATGAATATGTGATCGGTGTCGAAGGCCTGGTTGAAAAAAGGCCCGAAGGGATGGAGAATCCTTTAATTCCGACGGGTCGAATTGAAATCCTGGCCGAAAAGCTGATCATTTTGAACGAAGCTGAAACACCTCCCTTTCCCATTGAAGAAGGGATCACGGCCAGTGAAGATCTTCGGCTGACTTACCGTTATCTGGATTTGCGAAGACCCCCTTTACGGAACAATTTTATCCTACGCCATAAGGTTTATCAAATCGTACGAAATTTTCTATCCGATCGGGGTTTTATAGAGGTTGAGACCCCCTTTTTAACCAAAAGCACGCCGGAAGGAGCCAGGGATTATCTAGTTCCCAGTCGAATTCAGCCGGGGAAATTCTATGCACTTCCGCAATCTCCTCAATTGTTCAAACAGCTTTTAATGATTGCCGGATTTGACAAATATTTCCAGATTGTGAAATGTTTTCGAGATGAAGACCTTCGGGCGGATCGACAACCTGAGTTTACCCAGATAGATATCGAGACGTCTTTTATGGAACGAGAAGAACTCTTTCGCATCACGGAAGATCTGATGAAAGCCCTTTTCGAGCCGCTCCGAAATATCCAACTGACCACACCCTTTCAGACTATGTCTTATCAGGAAGCCATAGACCGATACGGATCGGACAAACCGGATCTGCGGTTTGGAATGGAATTGGTTGATGTTTCGGATATTGCCCAAAGAACGGAGTTTAGAGTTTTCACCGAGGTCCTGGCAACGGGAGGGCAGGTCAAAGGTTTGAAGGTGAAAGGTCAGGCGGCTTTCTCCCGGAAGGATCTCGATCTGCTTACGGAACTCGTGAAGGGATGTGGGGCGAAAGGATTGGTGTGGATAAAAATCACCGAGAATGAAGTTCAATCCCCTGCACTCAAGTATTTCTCTGAAGAGGTTATGAACTCCCTCCGGGATCGATTTAAAGCGGAACCTCAAGATCTTTTACTTTTAGTAGCCGATAAACCTAAGGTGGTCGCTACGGCTTTGAGCAATTTGAGACTCCATCTGGGTCGAAAGCTCAATTTGATTGATTCACAGGCTTTCAAATTTCTCTGGGTTACCAACTTTCCTCTCTTTGAGTATAACGAGGAA belongs to Candidatus Limnocylindrales bacterium and includes:
- the aspS gene encoding aspartate--tRNA ligase, encoding MQKRTHYCGELNETHAGSRVFVYGWVQRRRDHGGLIFVDLRDRTGIVQIVFNPALHEESHETARQLRNEYVIGVEGLVEKRPEGMENPLIPTGRIEILAEKLIILNEAETPPFPIEEGITASEDLRLTYRYLDLRRPPLRNNFILRHKVYQIVRNFLSDRGFIEVETPFLTKSTPEGARDYLVPSRIQPGKFYALPQSPQLFKQLLMIAGFDKYFQIVKCFRDEDLRADRQPEFTQIDIETSFMEREELFRITEDLMKALFEPLRNIQLTTPFQTMSYQEAIDRYGSDKPDLRFGMELVDVSDIAQRTEFRVFTEVLATGGQVKGLKVKGQAAFSRKDLDLLTELVKGCGAKGLVWIKITENEVQSPALKYFSEEVMNSLRDRFKAEPQDLLLLVADKPKVVATALSNLRLHLGRKLNLIDSQAFKFLWVTNFPLFEYNEEERRFEAMHHPFTAPVDEDIPLLETDPARVRAKAYDLVLNGQEIGGGSTRIHRTDLQKRVFELLNIKEEEAMKKFGFLLQALKYGAPPHGGIALGLDRIVMILTGSESIRDVIAFPKTQKAVCLMTDAPSFVDKKQLDELRIQVKI